From a single Collimonas pratensis genomic region:
- a CDS encoding GNAT family N-acetyltransferase: protein MQTITTENLVLRDFSLVDRDAYRALRDDQKFARFYSEEDVSTDKSDALLDLFIAQSLELPRNKYQFAIVTKSGDLIGSCGIRLEADQQASVGCELGREWQKKGYALEAGNAVLAFGFDQRGVHRIYAETISENKAAIRLCKILGMRHEALFLENRFFQGRWWSTSVLAVLARDWRQRYSVRGHRKDN from the coding sequence ATGCAAACGATAACAACGGAAAACCTAGTCCTGCGTGACTTTTCCCTGGTGGACAGGGATGCCTACCGTGCGTTGCGCGACGATCAGAAATTCGCTCGCTTTTATAGCGAAGAAGATGTCTCGACCGACAAATCGGACGCCCTGCTGGATCTCTTCATTGCACAAAGCCTTGAGCTGCCGAGAAACAAGTACCAGTTTGCGATAGTCACCAAGAGCGGCGATCTGATCGGCTCTTGCGGCATCCGCCTGGAGGCCGACCAGCAGGCATCGGTGGGCTGCGAACTTGGGCGCGAGTGGCAAAAGAAAGGCTACGCGCTGGAAGCCGGCAATGCGGTGCTGGCCTTTGGCTTTGACCAGCGCGGGGTACATCGCATTTACGCCGAAACGATTTCAGAAAACAAGGCGGCGATCCGGTTGTGCAAGATCCTCGGGATGCGGCATGAGGCGCTGTTTCTGGAAAACCGGTTTTTCCAGGGGCGCTGGTGGAGTACTTCGGTGCTGGCGGTGCTGGCCCGGGACTGGCGCCAGCGCTACTCCGTCCGCGGACATCGAAAAGACAACTGA
- a CDS encoding aspartate aminotransferase family protein, with amino-acid sequence MPTPLNTDHFWMPFTANRQFKSKPRMLVSAAGMYYTTDDGRQILDGTAGLWCSNAGHCHPKIVEAIQKQAAQMDFAPVFQMGHPKVFEAASALAAIAPEGLNRVFFCNDGSESVDTALKIALAYHRVRGDGLRTRLIGRERGYHGVGFGGIAVGGIAGNRKHFGPTLAGVDHLRHPLDIARNAFSRGLPEHGAEIADEFEQRLLALHDPATVAALIVEPIQGSTGVILPPKGYLQKLRAICDKYGILLIFDEVITGFGRLGAPFAADYFGVVPDMICCAKGLTNASVPMGAVIVRQDIHDAFMSAANENAIEFFHGYTYTGHPLAAAAAVATMDVYKSENLFDRAAATAPYFEQAAHSLKGLPYVKDVRNLGLVCGIELESIAGKPGARAFDAFLKCFWEKGVLIRTTGDIIALSPPLIIEPGQIDQLFAAIGEVLKAQHAASLTVSK; translated from the coding sequence ATGCCTACCCCCCTGAACACCGACCATTTCTGGATGCCGTTTACCGCCAACCGCCAGTTCAAGAGCAAGCCGCGCATGCTGGTCTCGGCAGCGGGCATGTACTACACCACTGACGACGGCCGCCAGATTCTGGATGGCACCGCCGGTCTGTGGTGCAGCAATGCCGGCCACTGCCATCCGAAGATCGTCGAAGCGATCCAGAAGCAGGCAGCGCAAATGGACTTTGCGCCGGTGTTCCAGATGGGGCACCCGAAGGTTTTCGAAGCCGCCAGCGCGCTGGCGGCAATCGCGCCGGAAGGCTTGAACCGGGTGTTCTTTTGCAATGACGGCTCGGAGTCGGTGGATACTGCGCTGAAGATCGCACTGGCCTATCACCGGGTGCGCGGCGACGGCTTGCGCACGCGCCTGATCGGCCGCGAGCGCGGCTACCACGGCGTCGGCTTCGGTGGCATCGCGGTCGGCGGCATCGCCGGCAACCGCAAGCATTTCGGCCCGACCCTGGCCGGCGTCGATCATCTGCGCCATCCGCTGGATATCGCGCGTAATGCATTCTCGCGCGGCTTGCCGGAACACGGTGCCGAGATCGCCGACGAGTTCGAACAACGGCTGCTGGCGCTGCATGATCCGGCCACCGTGGCGGCCTTGATCGTCGAACCGATCCAGGGTTCGACCGGCGTCATCCTGCCGCCCAAGGGTTATCTGCAAAAGCTGCGCGCCATCTGCGACAAATACGGCATCTTGCTGATTTTCGACGAAGTGATCACTGGCTTCGGTCGCCTCGGCGCACCGTTTGCGGCCGACTATTTCGGCGTGGTGCCGGACATGATCTGCTGCGCCAAGGGCCTCACCAACGCCAGCGTACCGATGGGCGCGGTGATCGTGCGCCAGGATATCCACGACGCCTTCATGAGCGCCGCCAACGAGAACGCTATTGAATTCTTCCACGGCTATACCTACACCGGCCATCCGCTGGCGGCGGCCGCGGCAGTGGCCACCATGGACGTCTACAAGAGCGAAAACCTGTTCGACCGCGCCGCTGCAACGGCGCCTTATTTCGAGCAGGCGGCGCACAGCCTGAAGGGCCTGCCTTACGTCAAGGACGTGCGCAACCTGGGACTGGTGTGCGGGATTGAACTGGAATCGATTGCCGGCAAGCCGGGCGCGCGCGCCTTCGATGCTTTCCTCAAGTGCTTCTGGGAGAAAGGCGTGCTGATCCGCACCACCGGCGACATCATCGCCCTGTCGCCGCCGCTGATCATCGAACCGGGACAGATCGACCAGTTGTTTGCTGCCATCGGCGAAGTGCTCAAGGCGCAGCATGCGGCGAGCCTGACCGTCTCAAAATAA
- the typA gene encoding translational GTPase TypA encodes MSNTPRAIRNIAIIAHVDHGKTTLVDQLLRQSGTFRDNQHVDARVMDSNDIEKERGITILSKNCAVEYKGTHINIVDTPGHADFGGEVERVLSMVDSVLLLVDAQEGPMPQTRFVTRKALALGLKPIVVVNKIDRENADPQKAVNATFELFDKLGATDEQLDFPIIYASGFKGYAGLEDTVRDGNMEPLFDAILKHVPAREDDPNGPLQLQITSLEYSSYVGKIGVGRILRGKVKALQDVVWMNGPDDKPTKARINQVLTFRGLDRVLTDEALAGDIVLINGIEEISIGSTICAPDHPEGLPMLKVDEPTLTMNFMVNNSPLAGREGKFVTTRQIKDRLDRELKANMALRVVQAEGDDSTYEVSGRGELHLTILIENMRREGYELAVSRPRVVFKMVDGVRQEPYENLTVDVEEANQGGVMEELGRRRGDLQNMEPDGKGRVRLEYRMPARGLIGFQGEFMTLTRGTGLMSHVFDEYAPVDTSKGELGGRRNGVLISQDDGAAVAYAIWKLQDRGRMFVSHNDPVYEGMIIGIHSRDNDLVVNPIKGKQLTNVRSSGTDEAVRLVPPIEMSLEYAVEFIDDDELVEVTPKSIRLRKRYLKEHERKKASRDA; translated from the coding sequence ATGTCAAACACACCTCGCGCTATCCGCAACATTGCCATCATTGCCCACGTTGACCACGGCAAGACCACTCTGGTTGACCAATTGCTGCGTCAATCCGGCACTTTCCGTGACAACCAGCACGTCGATGCACGCGTGATGGATTCGAACGATATTGAAAAAGAACGCGGCATCACGATTCTGTCGAAGAACTGCGCAGTCGAATACAAGGGCACCCACATCAACATCGTCGATACCCCTGGCCACGCCGACTTCGGCGGCGAAGTCGAGCGCGTACTGTCGATGGTCGACAGCGTTCTGCTGCTGGTCGATGCGCAAGAAGGTCCGATGCCGCAAACGCGTTTCGTGACGCGCAAGGCACTGGCGCTGGGCCTCAAGCCAATCGTCGTGGTCAACAAGATCGACCGTGAAAACGCCGATCCGCAAAAGGCTGTGAACGCCACTTTCGAACTGTTCGACAAGCTCGGCGCAACCGACGAGCAGCTGGATTTCCCGATCATCTACGCATCGGGCTTCAAGGGCTATGCAGGTCTGGAAGACACCGTGCGCGACGGCAACATGGAACCGCTGTTCGACGCCATCCTGAAGCACGTCCCAGCGCGTGAAGATGATCCTAACGGCCCGCTGCAACTGCAGATCACTTCGCTGGAATACTCTTCCTACGTCGGCAAGATCGGCGTTGGCCGTATCCTGCGCGGTAAAGTCAAAGCCCTGCAAGACGTGGTCTGGATGAATGGCCCGGACGACAAGCCAACCAAGGCCCGCATCAACCAGGTGCTGACTTTCCGCGGCCTCGACCGCGTGCTGACCGACGAAGCGCTGGCTGGCGACATCGTGCTGATCAACGGCATCGAAGAAATCAGCATCGGCTCCACCATCTGCGCACCGGACCATCCGGAAGGCTTGCCGATGCTGAAGGTTGATGAACCGACCCTGACCATGAACTTCATGGTCAACAACTCGCCGCTGGCTGGCCGCGAAGGCAAGTTCGTCACCACCCGTCAGATCAAGGACCGTCTGGACCGCGAACTGAAAGCCAACATGGCATTGCGCGTGGTACAGGCTGAAGGCGATGATTCGACCTACGAAGTGTCGGGCCGCGGTGAATTGCACCTGACCATCCTGATCGAAAACATGCGTCGTGAAGGCTACGAGCTGGCCGTTTCGCGTCCACGCGTGGTGTTCAAGATGGTCGATGGCGTGCGTCAAGAGCCATACGAAAACCTGACTGTCGACGTCGAAGAAGCCAACCAGGGCGGCGTCATGGAAGAACTGGGCCGTCGTCGCGGCGACCTGCAAAACATGGAACCGGACGGCAAGGGCCGTGTCCGTCTCGAATACCGCATGCCAGCACGTGGTCTGATCGGCTTCCAGGGAGAATTCATGACCCTGACCCGCGGTACCGGTTTGATGAGCCACGTGTTCGACGAGTACGCACCGGTCGACACCTCCAAGGGTGAACTGGGCGGCCGTCGTAACGGCGTGCTGATCTCGCAGGACGACGGCGCAGCCGTTGCCTACGCTATCTGGAAACTGCAAGATCGCGGCCGTATGTTCGTGAGCCACAATGACCCGGTCTACGAAGGCATGATCATCGGTATCCACTCGCGCGACAACGATCTGGTGGTTAACCCGATCAAGGGCAAGCAGCTGACCAACGTCCGTTCCTCCGGTACCGACGAAGCGGTGCGCCTGGTGCCGCCAATCGAAATGTCGCTGGAATATGCGGTTGAGTTCATCGACGACGACGAGCTGGTCGAAGTCACGCCGAAGAGCATTCGCCTGCGTAAGCGCTACTTGAAGGAACACGAGCGTAAAAAGGCTTCGCGCGACGCGTAA
- the rbfA gene encoding 30S ribosome-binding factor RbfA, with amino-acid sequence MAKHSKSIPGRGLRVADQIQKDLSEIIVFELKDPRVGMITITEVQVTPDYAHAKVFFTMLNDDKEAIANTVKGLSQAAGFLRNQLGRRLSIHTLPALHFIHDNSTARGVEMSRLIDLANATRSKDDGEE; translated from the coding sequence ATGGCTAAACATAGTAAATCCATCCCCGGCCGCGGCCTGCGCGTTGCAGACCAGATCCAGAAGGACTTGTCCGAGATCATCGTGTTCGAGCTGAAAGACCCGCGGGTCGGCATGATCACGATTACCGAAGTGCAGGTGACGCCGGATTACGCCCATGCCAAGGTGTTTTTCACGATGCTCAACGACGACAAGGAAGCGATTGCGAATACCGTCAAGGGTCTGAGCCAGGCTGCCGGTTTCCTGCGCAACCAGCTGGGCCGCCGCCTGTCTATCCACACCTTGCCTGCCTTGCATTTCATCCATGACAATTCGACCGCCCGCGGCGTCGAGATGTCGCGCCTGATCGACCTGGCGAACGCCACCCGTTCCAAGGACGATGGCGAGGAATAA
- the truB gene encoding tRNA pseudouridine(55) synthase TruB, with protein sequence MASRPPKRIRVPLNGVLLLDKPVGFSSNDALIKAKGLLNAQKAGHTGTLDPFATGVLPLCFGEATKFAQDLLDADKTYETLIHLGVSTTTGDTEGDVLERKDVNVSREQIDAVLAQFRGPIKQVPPMYSALKRDGKPLYEYARAGITLEREARDVSIHTLEFLAYEVPFLRLRVACSKGTYIRVLGEDIGNALGCGAHLQELRRVQVGHLTLDGCVTLEQLTATEPDQRSALLAPVDSLLLTFPEVLLSEALAKRFLQGQRLTLTKEGVALPAQAGRVRVYLQPVDNVSARQLLGAAQLHEYGVLAPERLIATAALV encoded by the coding sequence ATGGCATCACGTCCACCTAAAAGAATCCGCGTCCCGCTGAACGGCGTCCTGCTGCTGGACAAGCCGGTCGGCTTTTCCAGCAATGACGCACTGATCAAGGCCAAAGGCTTGCTCAATGCGCAGAAGGCCGGCCACACCGGTACGCTCGATCCGTTCGCCACCGGCGTGCTGCCGCTCTGTTTTGGCGAAGCCACCAAGTTCGCCCAGGATTTGCTGGACGCTGACAAGACTTACGAAACCTTGATACACCTGGGAGTGAGTACTACCACCGGCGATACTGAAGGCGATGTCCTGGAGCGCAAGGACGTTAATGTCAGCCGCGAACAGATCGACGCCGTGCTGGCGCAGTTCCGCGGCCCGATCAAGCAGGTGCCGCCGATGTACTCGGCGCTCAAGCGCGACGGCAAGCCGCTCTACGAATATGCCCGCGCCGGCATCACGCTGGAACGCGAAGCGCGCGACGTGAGCATTCACACACTGGAATTCCTGGCCTATGAAGTACCGTTCCTGCGCCTGCGTGTCGCTTGCAGCAAGGGTACTTACATCCGCGTACTGGGCGAAGACATCGGCAACGCGCTGGGCTGTGGCGCCCATTTGCAAGAGCTGCGCCGGGTCCAGGTCGGCCATCTGACGCTGGACGGCTGCGTCACGCTGGAGCAGTTGACGGCTACCGAGCCGGACCAGCGCAGCGCTTTGCTGGCGCCGGTCGACAGCTTGCTGCTGACGTTTCCTGAAGTATTGCTGTCCGAAGCGCTGGCCAAGCGTTTCCTCCAAGGCCAGCGCCTGACGCTGACGAAAGAAGGCGTAGCCTTGCCGGCGCAGGCCGGACGGGTCAGGGTTTACCTGCAGCCGGTTGATAACGTGTCTGCAAGGCAATTGCTGGGCGCCGCGCAACTGCATGAGTACGGCGTCCTGGCACCCGAACGCCTGATTGCCACCGCCGCGCTCGTATAA
- a CDS encoding M35 family metallo-endopeptidase has protein sequence MAAIVVSGSAYAAKADIQVTIQEASAKGDAGAGKVLYTISNTSAAPLHILNWETPLNGVSGDLFSVALGGQPVRYVGRLVKRKPATDKDYITLKPNESRAVEVDLSAYYEMYRGGQYVVKYKRTAETLVREAGNAVLAKTGAAGGGITLDTNALPLNVDGGPAPSSKQTSGDLLGAINASGSTSFASCSNSQKTALTTARTDATSIATNAKSYLAANKTGSRYTWWFGAVTSGRYATATSHYNNISNVLGNQSYKFDCSCTDSGTYAYVYPDQPYTVYLCGAYWQAPANGTDSKSGTLVHETSHFTVVAGTGDHVYGQSGAHSLATSDPDSALDNADNHEYFAENNPARQ, from the coding sequence GTGGCGGCAATCGTTGTAAGCGGCTCGGCTTACGCGGCAAAGGCGGATATCCAGGTCACGATCCAGGAAGCGAGTGCGAAAGGTGACGCGGGCGCCGGCAAGGTGCTGTACACCATCAGCAACACCAGCGCCGCGCCTTTGCACATCCTGAATTGGGAAACGCCGCTGAACGGCGTCAGCGGCGACTTGTTCAGCGTCGCGCTGGGCGGTCAGCCGGTGCGCTATGTGGGACGGCTGGTGAAACGCAAGCCAGCCACCGACAAGGATTACATCACGCTCAAGCCGAATGAAAGCCGGGCGGTCGAGGTCGACCTCAGCGCCTACTACGAGATGTACCGTGGCGGCCAGTACGTGGTCAAGTACAAGCGTACTGCCGAAACCCTGGTGCGGGAAGCCGGCAATGCGGTGCTGGCCAAGACCGGCGCCGCTGGCGGTGGCATCACGCTGGATACCAACGCGCTGCCGTTGAATGTTGACGGCGGTCCGGCGCCATCCTCCAAGCAGACTTCCGGCGACTTGCTGGGAGCGATCAACGCCAGCGGCTCGACCAGCTTCGCCAGCTGCAGCAACAGCCAGAAGACCGCGCTGACTACGGCCCGCACCGACGCTACCTCGATCGCCACCAACGCCAAGAGCTACCTGGCCGCCAACAAGACCGGCAGCCGCTACACCTGGTGGTTCGGCGCTGTCACCAGCGGCCGCTATGCGACCGCCACCAGCCACTACAACAACATCAGCAACGTGCTCGGCAACCAGTCGTACAAGTTCGACTGCAGCTGTACCGATTCCGGCACCTATGCCTATGTCTATCCGGACCAGCCTTACACCGTCTACCTGTGCGGCGCCTACTGGCAGGCGCCAGCCAACGGCACCGATTCCAAGTCCGGTACGCTGGTGCATGAAACCAGCCACTTCACGGTAGTGGCCGGCACCGGCGACCATGTCTACGGCCAAAGCGGCGCGCATAGCCTGGCCACCAGCGATCCTGATTCCGCGCTGGACAATGCCGATAACCACGAGTACTTCGCAGAAAATAACCCGGCGCGGCAGTAA